Within Lolium rigidum isolate FL_2022 chromosome 5, APGP_CSIRO_Lrig_0.1, whole genome shotgun sequence, the genomic segment gagatggtggcggctagggtttgggagagaggcgctagggtttgtgtgtgagagggacgatgagaggcgcccctttttataggccggagggaggcggaggagcgggggCGCtcataacgccggcacgcagagctaggcgcgacgggacgcgtcggctgcgccctctgcgggagctgcaccgtcggctgcgcgccagtaacttccgtcgcgaggtaggcgacggttaggtttaaattaattgtgccggcgacgggtcagccccgccactccccgcctcgctttcgttgtgtccggcgtccccggagcgtcccctgtgggacggggacgggctcggggcgccggacaccatataggggcgcgccggacaaaaaagggctttggaggacgcggctggaacgcattttctgtccggcgcgccccaaatccctttgggggacggtttgggggacgcgactggagatgctcttaatcctGATGCTCATTTGTCTCTGTACTTTGCTTTTGATTAATATGAAGctactgtttttttttgttttgggaaTGGTCAGTTTTATGCGATTACTCTACTGACTAGAAGTAGAGTAATGCCAGATCTGAGTATCAGGATAGTCTTGGCAGTTCATCCTCATACGAATTCACTTCTTTGAGAGTCGTGCTGGTCGAATCACTCAGTTTCATCATGTTTCTCCACGAATTCATCGAAGATTAAAAAGTTCAAGCACACCATTTCCGCAAACGTAGAGACAGTAATTAGCTCAGTATTTTTTttctgaaagagtaattagcttaGTTAACAGGGTTTATGATGCAAAAACGCCGTCCACCCACACCCACTCGAGAGCAGCAAGGTCAGGCTGAGACCCGCACCCGCGACCCGGATCTGGCCGAACCGAATCCCGACGAGCATTCGCACCGGCGGCGAAGAtgggcggcgaccatggcggccacggcgctgGAGGGGGCGACTTCCGGCAGAAGGTGTGGAGCATGACGGGCGGGCCCAACTGCCGGCCCGTCCACTGGCGCCGCAACACCGCCATCGCCATGCTCGGCGTCTTCCTCGTCTGCATCCCCATCGCCATGAAATCCGCCGAGCTAGAGGTACCTCCCCGCCTACCCCCCGCTgcccgaaccccaccaaaccctagTCATCCCCCCCGATGGTTCTGACCTGGCCATAATCTAATCGGGAGACGAGATCTGCCCCTGTGGGGAATTCGGCTCTGCATTTGGGTAGCAGGGACAGGTAGAAATGTGCAAGTGATGTCTAGCAGGGGATTCTGCTCCGTTTTGGGCTGCATAAATCGATGGTTTGAGTGCTTCTATTGATCCTAGGTAGGGGACTGACTGCGTGATTCGACATGCATTTCCTGGATGGTAGGATATGATGGTG encodes:
- the LOC124652913 gene encoding uncharacterized protein LOC124652913, producing MGGDHGGHGAGGGDFRQKVWSMTGGPNCRPVHWRRNTAIAMLGVFLVCIPIAMKSAELEQRPHHPVRPIPSQLWCKNFGKKEY